CTGCTGCCTTTTTCCAGTGACTCCCTGATCATGGAGAATTACGGGGAGCCCTACCCCTTCCCTTTCCCAATGCCTTATCCAAGCTACAGCAGGTGTGAATACTCCTACGGACCAGCCTTTATCCGGAAAAGGAACGAGCGGGAAAGGCAGCGAGTGAAGTGTGTCAACGAAGGCTACGCCCAGCTCCGCCATCACCTGCCCGAGGAGTATCTGGAGAAGCGACTCAGCAAAGTGGAAACCCTCAGGGCCGCCATCAAGTACATCAACTTCCTGCAGTCTCTCCTGCACCCTGCAGAGGCCACCACCAAGCACACCCCGGGGCCACGGTCCTCCATCACAGCCACCGCCAGCCGGCACCCGGACCCTATTTTTAGAATTGTGTGATTCAGGATTTCCAAACAGGAACAATGTCACAACATGGGGGCCCTCACAGCCTCCTTCCGTGGTTTGCTAAATGTAATTTCTGTGTGTGAGAGCAGACAGCAGCTCTGCCCTAAGCTGCCCTCGTGGTTCTTTGCCTGGATAAGCGTTAGCTTGAGTAGACTAAGAtgctttgcttcctttctttcaagAGCTCTCGGGGAGCAGGTGCCCCAGGCTTCTCTGTTGCTGCCCTTGGCACCCTTGTGGCCAGAAGCTCCCACAGTGACACGCACAGCTTGGCACACAAGCTCCCCCGGGGCTTGCTGGGCTCTCTTGTACACACTCGATGTGAAACAATCACAGTGAACCTCCCTTGATGATGTGTCAGTttggtggtttttatttatttgcacttGACAAGAAGTCACAGTAAGACAGCGTCTCGGGACTAAAGCCCAAGCAGTTCACAAAGCCTTGTTGTCTTTGAAATTGGTTCCGAGCCGCTTTCTCCTGCATACACACTTCTCCAGGTAGCTTAGTGCAAGGGTAGAGGTTAAGAAGGCAGGCTGTGCAAACACGGCCTCTGTCTGCTCCTTCTGCTCCAGGCCTTGGTTTTTCATGTACAAGATGAGGATGGAGCAGCCTCCACGTGTTCGCCATGAGGATTACCAGTGCCCGACACGCAGGTGTTTCTAACCATTGCTTCTGATAGGCGCTGTTCTCAGCCGTGGCACATTTTGTCCCCAACGTCCCCATTCGCTTCTCCTGCCAAGCCTTTCCTTCAGCCCTGGGAGACAGTCCCCACCCCATGTCTTGGAGTCTGCTCTCACAGGGTCTCAGCTCTGTCTTGTCCCCTAACTCCCAGGTCCCATATATCACCAAGCCCAGTCAGGACTTGTTCATACTGTCTGTGACACTCGTCTCCACGTCATGTCTCTCTGTGAAGTCACCCCCAGCATCCTGTCCTGGCCGTTCCTTGATTTGGCATATTTATTTCTGCGGCAGTTGCGATACTGCTGCCTTTACATCCGGGACACCCGACTCCATGTTCTTCTGTTAGGGGCGTGCCCTGGAGGACAGGGGCCAGTCATTCATCCTGCATTGATAGCACCCAGCAGAGCCTCAAATCAGCTCGGTGACAGCAAATGCTGATGGAGACTGTTTTCCTGTCCGCGTGTGTCTGGGTCGCTGCTGACAGTTTCTTCTGCAGCCTCCTGGGCTCTGTTCTCACCCAGCTTTCCCTCACTCCGATGTTCTTTCTTCAAGCATTCCATGCCACTTCGTCACTCAAACCACCTGGAGATCCCCTTCTGCCTACTGCATTGTTAAATCCACCTGCTGGATTTTCAGAGTTTCCTATAGCCTGTCCCCGACTCAAAAATCCAcgtctcaggccggcgccgcagctcaataggctaatcctccgcctggcggcgccagcacaccgggttctagtcccagtcagggcaccgattctgtcccggttgcccctcttccagaccagctctctgctgtggccagggagtgcagtggaggatggcccaagtgcttgggctctgcaccccatgggagaccaggataaacaccttgctcctgcggtgcgccggtcgcagcccgctggccgcggcggccattggagggtgaaccaacggcaaaggaagacctttctctctgtctctctctcactgtccactctgcctgtcaaaaaaaatttttttttttaaaaaaatccacgtCTCGATTTTCTCAGGACTCCCCCAAAAAGAGTATGATGGTCTAGCAAatgcttccttctctcttcctgaaTAACCTGGACCATTTCCCTTTTCTCCATTACACCGAGGAATCCTTTGCTCACTGCCGGAGAGACTTCCATGTCTGATTCTCTAACTTTGTGCTCTTACTCAGCCTCTAGACATATGGTCTGGGGCCACGGTGGTTCTTTGGGCTACACATTTACGCTCTGAGAGCAGTTCTCCCGTCAGCTCAGATGCGTTGGGTTGAGAAAACCCCATTCAAACCGGCACCATCACTAAACGTTAATGGCGCACACATCAACAGGCAGGACTCAATGCCGTCCCCCGGAACCTGTTTTCTTTAGGTTTGTCTTCTCTCTGGG
This window of the Lepus europaeus isolate LE1 chromosome 7, mLepTim1.pri, whole genome shotgun sequence genome carries:
- the ASCL3 gene encoding achaete-scute homolog 3, whose protein sequence is MDKRSCSNLPDKLPVFPDPAHSPLGRPFYLDPMVTFHLYPEPPLPAPYSEELPLLPFSSDSLIMENYGEPYPFPFPMPYPSYSRCEYSYGPAFIRKRNERERQRVKCVNEGYAQLRHHLPEEYLEKRLSKVETLRAAIKYINFLQSLLHPAEATTKHTPGPRSSITATASRHPDPIFRIV